Sequence from the Tripterygium wilfordii isolate XIE 37 chromosome 10, ASM1340144v1, whole genome shotgun sequence genome:
ATTGAATTTATTCGATCcagattaaattaagtttggacGTTAAGTTACATGTTCGAAATATGGATAAAACACAAAATTCTTGTCCAGACCCTAGCTcatattagattattgtccggtTTACTTGTCTGAATTTAAACTAATTCAGaattggtcaattaaatacgtctaAAATCTTAGAgtccggacatgtaaatattttataaacacgtgATGTTATATAACCCAGAACTGACCTgtaaccaattttttttccaccccAAGTACAGTTTGTGATAAAATCCTGAAATGCAGAAGCACATCACGAATGTATTCTTATCGAGTtccaatatataaatataaatcttGTATACATACATGACAATTCTATATTTTGATGTATGTAGCAAGAATATACGAAGTGGAGAAGTAACCTGGTCGAAGGATCAACGAGTAACCAAAACCAGAGTATATCGACGATGATTGAACGCTGCCGGAACGAAGAATTCCACAAAATGTTTATGGGATATCCTGTCTTTGACTTTTAGAGTTGAGCCCGGCCCACGGACCTAGGTCGGATGACCTCCTGACTCCTCATGGGAGCGTCTGTCGGGGAGCCGTTTCGCATCGGAGGGCCATGATTTGACCAAATTTGCACCGTCTACTTTTTCTCCAACGGTCCAAAACCTCACAAAACCTATACAGACTTCCCCGATGATCAAGATATTCCCTAAATTGTTTCCTTCTTGAGTTCTTTCTCAAAGAAAACCTTcccacaaataaaaaaacacgATTTTATAACACTTCCAAGAGTGTTGTATCCCCAGAACACCATCGATTCCTAAAATTTTCTTATACCCAGTGAACGAAAATGAGTATTCTTCAATACCCAGATGCAGTAAGTCCATCAAAGCTCCAGGTATGGAACAATGCTGCATTCGACGATGGAGATTCAGAAGACCTGACCGCAACTCAATCTTCTTGGTCGAATTTGAAATCTTCTTGTGTGAATCGGTCGCTCGAATCTGATTGCAGCAAGGAGAATCAGAGTCCTGTCTTGGTAAAAtctcatcttcttctcaaaTCTTCAACACCCGTAATGCCCCTTCACTCAAACAATGTTATAGGCAATTCGCTAGAGAAGATAGTCAAGGTTTCTCTCAAGCAGGGTTTTCTTGAACCCTTATCAGAATCGAGGAGTGGgattattgaagaagagaaaaatcgcGAAGAACAGAAGATTGACATGGAGATCGAGGAAATTCAGAACGAAATCAATCGGTTGTCATCAAAACTTGAAGCGCTTCGACTTGAAAAGGCTGAGAGCAAATTGAACATGATTGAGAAACTGGGAAGGATAGTCCCGGTGAAATTCCAGCTTCAAGATTCAGCGAAAAAGATTGACGATTCTCTCGTATCAAGTACAAGAACAAAGCTTCACCGCAGAGGGGTTAGTTTGGGGCCAGCAGAGATAGCCGCTGGAGCAAGATCTCGGTTACTGGGTAAGCACGAAATCACCCCTGTTCAGCCAATACAGAGTAGGCGCAAATCTTGTTTCTGGAAGCCTCAAGAAATCAACGAAACAAAGGTTGcaaaagagagaggaaagagcTTGactttaagtccaaaatcacgAAAAACTGCATCCAAGATTCTGGCACAAAAACAAGCTGCTAATACAGTTGGGTCTAAGAAGGCTGTGAAGAAAGAGGATGGGATTCTCGCAACAATTCAGCCAAAGAATCTATTTCGAGATGGAGATAAAACAGCATCAACCAAGAAACCCTTGAAATACGGAAGGGTTGTGGCGAGCCGGTATAGTCAGATATCAAATCAGCTTAATGGGAGTGTAACTGTGAGTGATGAGAGAAAGAGGTCTTTGCCTGAGAATGACAAGGAAGATGTGCAAAGGTGTGACAGGAGACGTATTTCTCACGGGAATGCAGTGATGCAGAAAACTGATACCAGAGTGAAGAAGAGGTGGGAGATTCCAAATGAGTTGGTGGTGTACAAGAGTGTTGCAGAGGATGAGGAACCTCCACAATCATTTTCGGCTATGCGGCAGGAGCTGCCAAGCATCAGGATAGCCCGGTGTGTCAATGAGAGTCCAAGAGATTCAGGGCCAGCAAAAAGGGTTGCTGAATTGGCTGGGAAGAGATCGTACTTTGCACCTGATGAGGAGGTGGCAGACGATTCTGTTTGTCAGgcattgaaatttgaatacCCAGATGAAGAAGTCCCTTAAATTTGTGACAAAACTGAGTTCTGAATCTGCTGAGCTTTGTAGTTATAATCCATAATTCTTGTTATGGAGTAAGGATGGATTTGTAAGTTTCTGGTTAAGCAATTTGGGTTCTAATATGCAATAATGGGATAAGCTTGTATCTTTCTGTACGTTAATGAACCTGTTATTCTTCATAAACTTGTACATCCATCCCTTTTGCTTGTGGTTAcaagtttcaataccaactaTCCATCCATTTTGCTTTCATAAACTTGCGTCCTTCGCAAATGTCGATAGAGATTTGTCCCTTGGACATCCAATATGGATCTAAAATCTCGATATGGGTCGTTTGGACATCCCAAATACAATGACTTTATTATAAACTTGTCCACAACCAATCTCAAAAAGCCAATGACAGTACCAACTTCAGTTGCAGTCTCTACATGGCGGTTGAGAATTAGTGTAAGCTTAATGAGAAAAACTCAAGTTTACAAGCTTGTTATGAAGTAGTGACGTGCTTAATCACACATTAAAACCATTCAACAGTAAGATTggaacaaaaccaaaaccattcgAACAAAACCTCGATGCTGagctgaaaattttgacaaaagcAATGGCTATTAATTTTCTCCTTTATTTCTTCTTATGTCACGTACTGTGCTGCCTTCCCATCTCAAATGCGACTGGAGTCCCTTCCAAAGATGAATCTTCTGATCCAATCAGAGACAACCAGCACCCTTGTGCGCCAGCTGATTAGCTTGCTGTGAATTGACACAAGCATTagaaaattacattaaaaaataaagaagtacTAGAGGATGAGAGTATgctaacaagaagaagaagaaaacagattAGTGTAATAAGTTACCTTGCATAGACTGAATACCATAACCACTGAGAACTATAACCATAAAAAACCCAATCATATAGTTCAGCTGCGGTTTGTTCTCCTCCCAGGGGAGCAAACTGCCCCAAATGCCTATACCTTAAAAAATCATCAGAATTCAGGTGTCAGTCGCGCAGAAAAAGAAGTAAATTCTGAACTAGCATTTTTAATGCATGCAGTGAATTGTTAATAGTTGTTAAATGGATTTTCGATCATGCATGACGACTGTCGATTGACTACCCAGAAAACACAATGTATAAACTAAAAACACTAGTCTGGTATAGCAGCCAGCTTTCCTCGACATACTTCAAAAAGATAATCGTTTCTTGACATTGATCACAATATACTAGCAGGTAATTGTTCCAAAATAAATGATTTGTGCTGTCTGCTATCATATCAACGAAACATGAGCAAAAACAGTGGTACTAACTTGCCAGCCCTATTAGCTTTCTGGAAATGCACTTTCCAGATGACGTGGTATGACTATTGAGCAAACACAACTGCCCATCTCTACCCCTTTTCCCTTTCTATTCTATCATGTTGAAGAATTTTTATCTATGCTTTCTGGGTATGGGGGAATATAGAAAAAAGATAGCTTAAGGACATCATTTCATACCTAAAGGGATGAAACCGGTGGCGGCCTTCTCCTCTCATTCTAAGAGGACCTTCTGGAAACATCTCACACTGCTCCATACGGTTGAAACATTTTGCAAGGTATTCACCTTGTTGAGCAGCGACCTTTAACATTGGAGGAAAAAATAAAGGTCAACAGCCGAATGGAATAAAAACAGGTTGTAGGAAAATGTCACTTGTAGATAGGTGTTTAAGTTCACGGTTCACCTGAGCTGTTGCAGGAAGATTTTTCATCTGAGAATCCACTTCAGCAAGAGCCTTTTTGAACTTTTCAATGTCTATCTCAATGGATTGACTATTAGGATCTTGAGCCTTCTTCAGCAAATCAGCTATACTCTTCatcttatttttcttcaaataaataTCCACTTGAGGGTACCTCTCGCAGATGTCACCCATAACTTCATGAAATTCTTTGAGATTTAATTTGCCAGTATCATTCTTGTCAGCTTTCCTGAATATTGCCGATATATCTGCCTGGTGATCGATTGATACCGTACAAAGATAAATACATATTAGCCAAGTGATTATGATAAAATTATCAATAAAATGAGCATGTTTATGTCTCCTACACCTGTTCTCAGAAAATTCAGATTATAGTTTTACAGAAAGTGAAGGACACTGAGCTTACATGCTATGGCAGAGAATAACAACAGCCTAAACTAGAAACAGATAAAGAAAGCTTGAATGTGCAAATAGCATACCATAACTTTGCGTTGATTTATTGTGGCACAATCACCAAGAGCATATACATTATCGCAATTTTCAACCCTTAGCCATTCATCAGTTGCTAAGACACGCCTGTTAGCCTAGCACAAGAGGAAAGATAACAACTAAATGGCTTAATGAAACTTGAACTAGTGAACTTAAACTGAGAATATAATAGGTTTTGAACTTCAGAGCTACAAACCTGGCCAATTTGCTTCATGAAATTCATAATTACAGGTCGAGTACCAATACCAGTTGACCACAAAACCATTCCATATGGAATAGTTGAAACTTCACCGGTTGTTCTTTCCTTGGTGGATATTCCTGTATCGGACAATTTAACGACCATTGAACCAGTTTTCACATTAATACCATCTCTTTGGAACTTTTCTTCAGCAAATGCTGTTATTCTCTTGTCAAACCTGCAAGTATTAGCCCATTTAAGGTGTAAtaacacaaaaagaaagagcAATAACTAGCACAAAGGTAATTCTAATATGAAACTACCATTGGCCATAACATACTCTGCATATTATTACTTTTCATTTGCTGATATGTGTAACAAAAGAAGCATTCCATTGTTACAAAAAATTAGCATAAAGCCCAGAATGGCAAGTATCTATAATCTGAAATTGAGGATTGCATTGAAGAAGCTGGCATTCCTTTTGGTTATTTCAATCACTTGCAAAGCAAAATCGTAGTTGAATgcataataaaatatatttgggTCTTTTCTTAACTGCTTGTTTCAACAAAATTGTTGGCTTTTAACATAAAAAGAAGCAATGTCTGGGGTACTTAACCCAACATCAACATGATTAGGCAAATACTAGATTCCTGGTAAATTGATAGGCATTCGTCATCTATCCTCTGCTACTTCAAGACCAGTGTCAGCACAGTAGGAAATATGACCAAATGAGACAGCATGATACTTAACGGACAAATTAGCACCACAACAccaaatagaaaaaaagaaaggaaaaaaaaatcaatgacttACATGTTCAAAATATGATCTCCTGCCTCAAGAAGTGTAATTTGTACGAAGTCCTTTACTGTAGGATATAATTTAGCTATATCCTCGGTTGCAAAGTCATGAATCTCAGCAGCAAACTCCACACCAGTTGGACCCCCACCAACAACTACAAAATGCaaaatctttttcttctcctcttcacTTACACTAGGAAGGCTTGCTCTTTCGAAGCAATCAATTACTGACCTTCGAAGTTTCTGAGCATCCTCGACTTCCTGCAAAACGACATTGTAACTTAAAGAATGTCGCAGTGTGTTGCTGATGCATTGTTACATTAGGAAGCCAGCATTTTTCTTACAagcaaatcaaacaaataaaaattgggGCAAGGTAACAATACATACCTTCAAGAAGTGAGCATGTTCCTCCACACCAGGAGTGTTGAATGTATTTGGACGAGCTCCAATTGCCACCACCAAGATATCATAATCTAAAGTAAATTCTTCTTGTCCTGCCAAATTTGTGTCTTGGCTAGATCGACAATATACTTTCTTGGCTTTCTCATCAATCTTATAGCATTCGGCCTCCTCAAATTTAACATAAGGTTTCTGCAAGATAAAAGAATAGCATTCTTAAAGAATCTGGCGGTTGTTCAATAAAATGTAAAAACAACTGAAATAACATATGATTCTCAATAGAAGGTAAATCACTTAAGAATAAGGCTTCACTGAGAATAGGCCATGTCATAAGCATTCAGTAATTCATTTGCAAGTGATATCAACCAATACAGTATGTTTAATAATCAAAAGTAAAGGAGGTAAGAAGAAGTGTTTGTTTCAGCCATTCAATCTCATGCCTAACATGGCTCCTAAGGCTGAACCTTTGACGGAGAAACTAGTAGGTCAGAGCCCGACAATTGCAGATCAAGAACGAGCAAGACTGTGCATGCAAATTTCAgccaacaaatcaacaaaattccACAAAGAGACATTGAATTATATTCTTGTAACATGCACTGTATAGAGAAAGGAAATTAGAAACACAAGGTCAAAACACATATGCTACACTAGTATGCAAAAAATTGAAAGATCTTATTCTACCTGAGAGTGAAATGATAGATAGACTAGGCTAGCAGAAATAAATTACAGGACTTCGGACTCTAAAACTGcagaaatcaaagaaacaaaattctGTATCATGACTTTCATTCATTTATATGTACCTTCCTCACAATCGTGCGTATTGGTTCAACAATGCTGCGTGCCTCCACTGTTCCATTTGTCACACTAGGTAACAAAGGAGTGAATGCAAAATAATTGCGAGGCGACACAACCTGAACATCATAGTTGGGATTATTCAAGTTCTTCAAGAAACTGGTGGTAGCCCACCCAGTTCCAAGTACcaccactttctttttcttgcaatCACCTTGACCAGCATCAGcatgtgcaatttggaacggtTTGGAATCAGAAAAGGCTGCAAGACCCCCTCCACTGCAATAAGGATCATGTCAAACTGAAGATACATATAAGTTACAAAATAATGTCGACAGCATTTGTATTCTCTTGTCTATGTCTGAGTGACATTAAAAGATTTGGAAACATACAGCGTAGGTACAGGAATCCCACATTTTAAATATGCGAATTGGAGGATTAACAAAATATCCACCAAACAACAAGTTAATATGGATTCAATTTTCAAAGCTTCTATCAAGATCAAGAAAGGGAACAAGTGCAGAAACAATAACTAAGGGACATAAGTCAAATCGATTCATCTACCAAAAGATTATGAATCCACTGCTACGCCTTGTTAACAACTCTAGCTGGTAAAGTAAAAGTCTATATATCCACACACATGGAAGGGGAATTTTGTACTCAAAGACACAATTACAAAGAAATTTAGATAACATTAGCTAGAAGGGAAAACTGAGAATTTATTGCTATGGGAATTTGAGCACACAAGTTCATAATCTACAATCCTGAATTTCTATTCCCTGCTTTCCCTGTCAATGAGGAATACACACATACAGACATGGCACGTACGGAATGAGCAAAATGGAAGTAACTTTGTATCATTTTTTCAGTATAAACACACCCTAAATCAGTTAAGGTAAGAGCCAATCTCAATTTGTTTGCTTCAATTTATTACCATAACCTTCAGCAGTTCTAATCATGTAGAAATCTATGACACGATCTGAGACGACAATGAAATGCACTATAATTGTTGAATTCGTGATGTAAAGGTGGAAACTTTCCCAGTCTTTCTTTATGACACAAAATGCATCATACTTACTGGACATACACGATCAATAAGCATTTATTGTTCAAAAATAGCTGAGTTGAAGGGACATCCATCATTCAATTAAGACAGATAAGTTAGATCTCATGACGTAGGAGTTATATTTTCAATTGAAAACtgaaatatagatacatacatacatacatacatatctacgtatatatatatatatatatagatatatatatatatatatagatatatatatataatgtttagATCTCACAATAGTTAATGCATTCATAGaacttttcaaaaataatatccTATATAACCACAATGATGAACCAGATAGTAAAAATGCAATTATGTTCTGTTCTCTCATTTTTTTCAGTGATACTTTTGATTCTACTAGCTAGACTGAATcgttaaaataaatgaaattttcCATATTCAAGAAACGAACCAAAGCAGCCAACTTCTTGCCTAGAAAATACATTATTGGAATAGAACCATGCAAGCGCAAAGCAGATGAATATAAAGGAGATCAAAACAAATCTTTCGATTAAtaacaaaatctaaaaaaattatttctgaCTCAAAgatgatttgaattttttttatttaaaaaaagagagagaaactcTCAATAAAACCAGACACCAAcaactgaaagaaaaaaaaaacacagagggAAGAAACAGCATATATGTAGACGGCGGTGTAGGAGAAAGTGTATGAGACCTGACAGTGCAGACGACAAGAACCTTAGACAACGAAGGGTGGTCCCGAAAAGCCCTGGCGGCTCTTTCGTAAAACGAAAAAACCCGCATTGTGCTAaccctagttttttttttctttcccttactCTCCACAACTCGAATCAAAGAAAGAATATATAGGGAGACAAAATTAAGGAAATAAATGGAAGCATCAGTTTTATTAGCAAACGAGCGAGCGCGAGGTATAcaaaaggaaggaaggaaggaagcgaGGGCGGAGGAGTAACTGTCACGTAATCGGACACTGCGATTCTGTTGACTTTGTCAAACCAATTAAATAGGACACGTGTCCCCTTGAATAGACATAGATCTCCTTCTTACCTGGAGTTTCTAGCGCATCTTGCAATTGCTTGACCATTTTGTCTGGGACTGGTTCACAGCAGATCCGATCATCAATCTTGATGGATTATGGCGGTTAGTGGTCAATCCGCTATATACACGAGATTTGAAATATTTTACTTAAATTGATACACGTATCAGTTGCAGTTTAACGGGTTCCGTCCAAAAATTATGATAAGTAGGATCACGACCATTATACTAAAGGGTTGAACTATTGTATATTCATTCATTAACAAGAACAGGTTACAGACCTAGCTTATAAGAGATGTGAGACTGTCTAATGACAAGACAAGTCTGTGTTTACACTACAGGCTGTAGCATACAGAGATTGAAAGTTACGGATAGATAATATGGGATTGGATCAATGGGCTTTATCGTTTGTGTCAACTGCATGGGCCTTCCCTTCATTATCCGCGTCCATTAGTGACGCCAATCTTGGAACGTAGGAGAGAACCAAGTATTGAGAAGAGACTTGGTGAGCAAATCTGCTAATTGATCAACAATGGATATTTTGCGCACACGAATGATGTCTTGATGAACAAGAGACCTGATGAAGTGAAGATCAACGGTTATGTGTTTCTTCCGAAAATGCAGGACGGGATTGAGACTGAGGCTTGTGGCACCTTTATTGTCACAATAGATACGAGGAGTTGTACGAAGAGGCCATCAAAGATCACGAAGCATATAGGTCATGCAAACCACTTTGGAGGCAAGAGCCGCGATACTCAACTTCAATGGAAGACCTGGCAACCGCCCTTTGTTTTTGAGATCGCCAGGAAATAGGAGTGGAGCTAAGGAATACTAAATACGCAGAAGTGGATGATCTGTCGTCAAGATTTCCAGCCCAGTCGAAATCCGTGAATGCATGAAGATTGAGAGAGGGagatttgtgaattgtgattccATGCGTGAGAGTACCTTTGAGATAACGAAGAACACGCTTGAGGAGGGTCCAATGAACATCACTCAAGTAGGGGTGGCCATGAATTGAGCCAACCGATACACAGCAAAACACAAGTCACAATGTGTAATATTGAGATATTGAAGGCTCCCAATAAGCTGACGATAGAGTGTAGGATTAGAGAGAGGAGTGTCATCACTAAGTTTGGTGGAGAAATGAGATGGCAGTGGAGTGTGAACTGCCTTGGCACCCGCAATGTCTACCTCCTCAAGTAAATCACGGATATATTTCTGTTGAGACAAGAACAAGCCATGTGGAGTGGACTGAACCTCGACACCAAAAAAATAGTACAAGTCCCAAGATCTCTGAGAGAGAATTTTCCAGCTATGGTTGAAAATGAGGTCCTCAATAGCTCACTTTGAGACGAGATTTTAACTGCATTCACCACCACTAGCACATCACCTTCAAAATTCACCAATGAACAAAAAGCTACATCGATCCAGGCATAATAACAAAGCCTTCCAACAAATAGATCAATTTTGGGAAATGAACAGACCTCCTCAAAAACAATCTCTCAGATTGAAGATCGGCCAATTGCAGCTGCAGATGAAATTTATCCAAAACTTGCAGTATCGAAGTTCACCTTGGTACAGTCTTGGATTAACAACCACTTTGGTACAGTGTTGAGAGGGGAGGAGGGCGGTTGCCAATCCGGAGCTGGAGCTCCAGAGCTCTCTCTGAGAGTTTCGCCTTTCGACATAAGagataaaacaaaaaccaaatcaTCAACGACAACTTAACTTACGTTTAGCCAAAACAAGAAATTCTCCAAACCTACTCTCTCAGATTTTGAATCATTCACTTGTCCAGAACTAAATGGAGAAATCAGCTAGAATTCTCATTAATGTTGGCTATAACAAGAGTAATATGCCTCCATTTAGCCTTCTATTATGCATTTTTAGGCTAAATCCCTTCGTCAGCCACTATTCTTGATACATGACCCAGCTGCTGCCAGGGGCGGCCTTAACTCCTCTCTCCTTCATTTCCCTTCTCATTTTCTGAGCTTCCTCGTGTCTCCCTACATTAGCATAAATTCTagccaacaaaacaaaattggcAGGATTATCAGGCTCAATATCATATAAAGCTCTTGCGGCGATCTCTGCAAGCTCCACCTCTCCATATGTTCGACACCCCCCAAGAATAGCCCCCCAAGCTTTTGCAGTTGCTTTCATTGGCATTTGTCGTATGACCTCATATGCCTCATACAATCTTCCTGCTCTACTCAAAACATCCACTAAACAAGAATAATGATCAGTACTTGCTTGCACACCATAATCTTTATTCATCCTACCAAAGTAAACCAATGCCTCATCGGCCAATCCTGCATGACTACAAGCTTTGAGAACCCCAAGAAAAGTTATATCATCAGGCCGTACTTTCGCTAATTCCATCTGCCGAAAAATTTCTAGAGCAGTTCTTGCTTCACCATGAAGAGCGTATGCTGACATCAAACTGCTCCAAGCCACCACATCCTTTTCCTTCATACACTGAAACACAGTACTTGCATCGACAAGACACCCACTTCGACCATATGCCTCCACAAGGCCACTCCTCAACTGCGGATGTGGATCAATATGATTCCTAATTGAGTAACCATGAATTTCTTTTACCAAACACAAGGACCCAACGCCTAAACAAGCGGGTAACAGAGCAAGAAGTGTAATAAGATCAGGTTTCAATCCCAATTCTTGCATTCGCCTATAGAATCCAATTGCCTTATATGATCCATCCTCCAACCCTGACAAACCAGCTATTATGGAATTGAATGGTGACACACTAGGTGCAACATCCATTACTTCAAACAACTCCAATGCACCCTGCACATGATTAGAGTGAACATATAGTGATATCATTGCATTCCAAACAACCGAATTTCTTTGGGGACTTTCGTCGAACAATTTCCGGGCTGAGGTAATCGAGATGCATTTGCCATACATGTCGGCTAGTGCGCATGCTATGAACGGATTTGAGAGGAAACCTGATTTGGATGCGTGGGAGTGGATGGCCGTACCAAGTTGTGGGCGGTTGATGGCGGCACAGGTCTTGAGCACAAGAGAGAAGACAAAGGAGTCGAGAGGAAGGGAGGATTGCATTCGGTGGAACAGAGAAAGAGCTGTCTCATGGCGGCCTCGGTTCACGTGTGAGGTCAAAAGCTTGGTGTTAGAAAGCAACCGCGAGTAGTTTGATGCATAGGAGGCCATATGTCTGTCTGTTCATAACTTATGAATTTATGATGGAGTAGTTTGATCATATCATAACTTATGGATTCCTAATCTCGCCTCGCGTTTGTGCCACTGCCGACCGTAGCGACCTGGGTCTGGACCCGATTGCCTTTGCGGGGCCAACTTCACCTGTGTTTAAACCGGGCCCAGCCCAAGGTTCATTCGTTGATTCCCTTTCATTTTTGGAACCCTTTAGTTACATCCCGCATCCATTTTTAAAAGTAACCTTGaaaatttaagatttttataaatacatcaaAAGTACATAAAAATTCAGGCATTTTAGAAATACATCCCAAGGCATAAATCAGAGCAACCCCATCATCCGATTTGATTTTCTGTCTCTCCTTGAATCCAAAGCtgattttaaaacatttttcttcaattcaaaTGTTGAAATTGACGGAAAGGAAGATGATGAAGACAATCCAGAATCCGATTTGATTTCTCGAGGACTATCAAATACCTCGTTCGACGAAGCATCATCATCCTCGTTTACAGTACTGTTTTGAAGAAGTAATCACTTACCACACAAGTAATCACTTACTAGTCTGAACTCGAACACACAACAACTTTGATCAACGAGAAAATTCTCTTTCGGAGACGAACAGCCATCGGATTCTCCGAGTTCTTACTCTCCAAAGTGGAAGAATTGATTATCACTGTGTATCAATCCATTGGAGTTTTGCTTTTGCAGATTTCTCCAAGATTTCTCAATGGACTACCAAGATTATAATCATATAATTTGAACaaggttaaaacttaaaagtagcAGCAGCGGGTACAATCAGTGGGTGTAAGAGGCCACAACTTCCATATAAGAACATGTTATGAGAACACAACATATATAGCAGGTACAATCCTATTAGCACAAAAGAGACTGTAACAACTCAACCAAAGTTTCACTTCTCGAAATCCTGTTCTCAGCAAATGTGCTGGATCATAAAGGGTTAAGAATATTGGATCATGCTAAAAACTGAACTCTagccaaaaaatataaaaaccattggaatttcaatttctcttctaGCCAGTATCAGTGGCGCAAAAGAACTAAACACAAAGATCCCACCCTCCATGGCGGAGGAGTGTGGCTCACACTTCTTGCACTTACAGAAACAAACATTAAAGAGGCATAAGTAAGCAAAACCCAACCAAAACAATTCCCCTTCAGCAGGAAAACATTGTGCAC
This genomic interval carries:
- the LOC120007241 gene encoding uncharacterized protein LOC120007241, with protein sequence MSILQYPDAVSPSKLQVWNNAAFDDGDSEDLTATQSSWSNLKSSCVNRSLESDCSKENQSPVLVKSHLLLKSSTPVMPLHSNNVIGNSLEKIVKVSLKQGFLEPLSESRSGIIEEEKNREEQKIDMEIEEIQNEINRLSSKLEALRLEKAESKLNMIEKLGRIVPVKFQLQDSAKKIDDSLVSSTRTKLHRRGVSLGPAEIAAGARSRLLGKHEITPVQPIQSRRKSCFWKPQEINETKVAKERGKSLTLSPKSRKTASKILAQKQAANTVGSKKAVKKEDGILATIQPKNLFRDGDKTASTKKPLKYGRVVASRYSQISNQLNGSVTVSDERKRSLPENDKEDVQRCDRRRISHGNAVMQKTDTRVKKRWEIPNELVVYKSVAEDEEPPQSFSAMRQELPSIRIARCVNESPRDSGPAKRVAELAGKRSYFAPDEEVADDSVCQALKFEYPDEEVP
- the LOC120007692 gene encoding external alternative NAD(P)H-ubiquinone oxidoreductase B4, mitochondrial-like, which gives rise to MRVFSFYERAARAFRDHPSLSKVLVVCTVSGGGLAAFSDSKPFQIAHADAGQGDCKKKKVVVLGTGWATTSFLKNLNNPNYDVQVVSPRNYFAFTPLLPSVTNGTVEARSIVEPIRTIVRKKPYVKFEEAECYKIDEKAKKVYCRSSQDTNLAGQEEFTLDYDILVVAIGARPNTFNTPGVEEHAHFLKEVEDAQKLRRSVIDCFERASLPSVSEEEKKKILHFVVVGGGPTGVEFAAEIHDFATEDIAKLYPTVKDFVQITLLEAGDHILNMFDKRITAFAEEKFQRDGINVKTGSMVVKLSDTGISTKERTTGEVSTIPYGMVLWSTGIGTRPVIMNFMKQIGQANRRVLATDEWLRVENCDNVYALGDCATINQRKVMADISAIFRKADKNDTGKLNLKEFHEVMGDICERYPQVDIYLKKNKMKSIADLLKKAQDPNSQSIEIDIEKFKKALAEVDSQMKNLPATAQVAAQQGEYLAKCFNRMEQCEMFPEGPLRMRGEGRHRFHPFRYRHLGQFAPLGGEQTAAELYDWVFYGYSSQWLWYSVYASKLISWRTRVLVVSDWIRRFIFGRDSSRI
- the LOC120007043 gene encoding putative pentatricopeptide repeat-containing protein At1g03510; its protein translation is MASYASNYSRLLSNTKLLTSHVNRGRHETALSLFHRMQSSLPLDSFVFSLVLKTCAAINRPQLGTAIHSHASKSGFLSNPFIACALADMYGKCISITSARKLFDESPQRNSVVWNAMISLYVHSNHVQGALELFEVMDVAPSVSPFNSIIAGLSGLEDGSYKAIGFYRRMQELGLKPDLITLLALLPACLGVGSLCLVKEIHGYSIRNHIDPHPQLRSGLVEAYGRSGCLVDASTVFQCMKEKDVVAWSSLMSAYALHGEARTALEIFRQMELAKVRPDDITFLGVLKACSHAGLADEALVYFGRMNKDYGVQASTDHYSCLVDVLSRAGRLYEAYEVIRQMPMKATAKAWGAILGGCRTYGEVELAEIAARALYDIEPDNPANFVLLARIYANVGRHEEAQKMRREMKERGVKAAPGSSWVMYQE